In Hyphomicrobiales bacterium, the sequence AGCCGCCACCGACGACCAGCATCCGCCGGGGCAAGGACGGAAGATGAAAGACCTCGTTGGAGGAGATGCCGAGATCGCCGCCGGGGATCGGCGGATCGAAGGAGGGCCAGCCGCCGGTCGCGACCAGGATGTGGCGGGCGGTGACGGTCCGACCGCTCTTGACCAGCCGCACGCTGTGCGGGCCCTCGATGACGGCGCGCTCCTCGCAGATCTCGACCTTCGCGCCCTCGAGCCCCTTGCGGTAGAGGCCCGAAAGCCGGGTGACCTCGTTCGCCACCGCATCCCGCAGGGTCGGCCAATCGAAGCTGGGCTTGGCGCCGAGCGTCCAGCCGAAGCCGGCCGCATCCTCGAATTCGTCAGCGAAACGGCTGGCATAGACGAAGAGCTTCTTCGGCACGCAGCCGCGGATGACGCAGGTGCCGCCGATGCGGTCTTCCTCCGCGATCATCACGCGGGCACCGTGCCCCGCCGCGATGCGCGCGGCGCGCGTGCCGCCGGAGCCCGCCCCGATGACGAAGAGATCGACGTCGAACTCAGCCATGATATCCTCTCAAGCGTCACCGTTGCCGGACCGCAAGCTGCGGGCGAACCAGACCGCCGCCAGCGCCAGCGCCGCGATCCACCACCCCTGCCAGGCGCCGTGGGCAACCGTCCCAACCCCGAAGGCCGAGGCTGACAGCGCCAGACGCGGCGCGAGATCGCGCGCCGGCAGCCGCCTCAGCCGCAACAGGAACGCGACGCCGGCCAGGGCCAACAGGATCGCGCCGACCGCTCCCGTCTCGGCCCAGGCCTGGAGCGGCGCGCTATGCGGATGCCCGACCGCGAGCAATTGGCGGCGCGGTGGCGAAACTTCAAGCGCAACCGGATGACGATCGAGCGTGGGGGAGGTGCCGAAGCCTGCACCGATCAGGGGACGCGCCCTGACCACTTCGCCGAAGCTCAGCCAGATGTCGACGCGATCGCGCGAATGGGAGTTGGCCAGCCGTTGATGAAGCGAGGCCGGCAGAGCCTCGTCGCCGAGCCGCCCCATCACCGGCGCGAGCCCCATCGTCGCGACGAAACCGAGCGCGACCGCCGCCAGCGTTAGGCGTGGCAGCAGCCGCGCGGCGATCCAGGCGAGCGCCAGGATCAGAAAGCCGAGGCCGGCAGCGCCGCTCTCGGAATCGAAGGAGATGCCGGCCACGACGACGACCGCCGCTGCGCCGAGGAGGCGGTCGAACGACGTGGTGCCCTCGCCGGCAAGCAATCCGGCGACAGCCACGGGCAACAGGACCAGACAGGTCAGCACCGGGCGGTTGAAAATATAGGTGACCTGTCTGCCGATATCGAGCGCGATGCGGACAGACAGCCCGGTCGCAAGCTCGGCCATCATCAAGACGGCGGCGGCCGTGACCGCCACGGCCAAAGCACGATTCTCCGCCCGGCTCGGACGGAAATGCCCGCTCGCAGCGATGACGATGCCGCTCGCCAGCGGGATCGCCAGCTCCCCCCAGGCCGAGAAGCTGGCGCCTGGCCGGTGACTCCACAGGATGCTCGCGAGCGACCAGAGCAGGAATCCGCCGAGGGCGAGGCCGATCGGGCTCGCCACCATGCCGCGCAGGCGCCGCAGGAAGACCGTCGCGCCCTGGTCGGCCAGCGCAGCCCCCAGAAAGCACAGCGCAGCCAGCCCGAGGACAAGCGGGGCCGAGCGATTGGCAAGCCACATCGCCAGCGGCAGGATGATCAGCAGCACGGTGCCCAGACGCGCCAGACGCAGCGACGGAACAGGGGGCGTCGGCGCGGAAACGGCCGTTGCGGTCGAGCGGATCATGCCCTGCGCTTACGCCATCCGCCGCATCGCGGCCAGAGCCCGCGCGAAAGCTTCGCGCCAGTCGTAGAACGAATGGCGTAGAAGATGCGACGAAACCCCGGCGCCGCCGAAAATTCTTGACTTCCGATTATGCAATCAGGCGCAATTGACGGCGGGCGCGGCAAGGTGCCACAGGCGGAGCCGCCTGCAAGAAACCCGTGGGCCAAGCCCGCAAGCGGAGGAAACCATGCTGACATCCCTTCTGAAGCGCACGGCCCTGACGGCGGTAGCTCTCGCCGCCCTTTCGACGGCGGCCTTCGCCCAGCTCGCCGAACTCAAGATCATGGCTCCCGCGGCGCCCGGCGGCGGCTGGGACGGCACCGCGCGGTCGATGCAGCAGGCGCTGACGGCGGCGGGCATCGTCAAGAGCGTGCAGGTCAACAACGTGACCGGCGCCGGCGGCACGATCGGCCTCGCCCAGCTCATCGGCGCCAAGGGCGACGGCCACCAGCTCATGGTCAACGGCTTCGTGATGGTGGGCGCGATCCTGCTCAACAAGTCGCCGGTCAACCTGACGCAGGTCACGCCGATCGCGCGCCTCACCGCCGAGGCCGAGGTCATCGTCGTTCCGACCGATTCCCCGCTCAAGACCGCCAAGGACCTCGCCGAGCGTCTGAAGGCCGATCCGGCCAAGGTGACCTGGGCCGGCGGCTCGGCCGGCGGCACGGACCACATCCTCGCCGCGCTGTTCGCGCAGGCCGTCGGCGCCGACGCCAAGAAGATCAACTACATCCCGTTCTCGGGTGGCGGCGAGGCTCTCGCGGCGATGCTCGGCGGGCGCGTCACCGCCGGCGTCTCCGGCTATGGCGAGTTCGAAGGCCAGATCAAGGCCGGCAAGCTGCGTGTGCTCGCCGTCTCCTCGTCGAAGCGCCTCGCGAATGCGCCGGACGCCCCGACGCTGAAGGAGCAGGGCATCGATCTCGAGCTTCTGAACTGGCGTTCGGTCGTCGCCCCTCCCGGCCTCTCGGCCGAGCAGACCAAGGCCCTGATCGACACGGTCGAGAAGATGGTCAAGTCGAAGGAGTGGCAGGAAATCCTGAAGGCCCGCGGCTGGGACGATTCCTTCCTGTCCGGCGCCGCCTTCGACACCTTCCTGAAGGCCGAGATCGAGCGCGTCTCCAGGGTGATGACCGAAGTCGGGCTGGTGAAGTAAGCCAGCCGGAACGCTGCAATCTGCAGGGGCCGGGAAACCGGCCCCTTTTCCAACCGCCAGAAGCGCCCAAAAAAAAGCGCCGGACATGACTGCGGGAACGCCATGACCAACGACACACGCACGCAAGGTGCCAACAAGCCGGCCCTAGTGGTGGGCGTCCTGCTGCTGATCGTCGCCTTCCTCGTCGGCTATGACGCCTCGCAGCAGACCATCACCTCAACCTACGGCGTCGGCCCGACCGCCATGCCTTATGTCGTGGCGGCTGGACTCGTCCTCCTCGGGCTTTCGCATTTCGTGGTCGCGTTCCGCGAGGGTCTGCCGCAGCCCGACGAAGCCGACAATTCCGCGCTGCTCTGGATCGCGGGCGGCCTCGTCTTCCTGATCGCCTGCATCGGGCTGGGCGGCGGCTTCATCATCGCCATCGCCGCCGTCTTCGCATGCACGGCCCGGGGCATGGGCCGCCAGGCCCTTGCTGTCGACGCCGTGATCGGCTTCGTGCTCGGCCTCGTCATCTACCTCGTCTTCGCCAAGCTCCTGACACTGATCCTGCCGTCGGGCCCGCTCGAGCGCCTGTTCCTCTGAGGAGAGCCCGCCCATGGATACCCTGCTCTCCCTCGTCCAAGGCTTCGGCGTCGCGCTTGAGCCTTCCAAGCTGATGTTCTGCCTGATCGGCGTGTTCCTCGGCACGGCCGTCGGCGTGCTGCCGGGCATCGGCCCGGCGCTGACCGTCGCGCTCCTGCTGCCGGTCACGTTCAAGCTCGACCCGGCGGGCTCGCTGATCATGTTCGCCGGCATCTACTATGGCGGCATGTACGGTGGCTCGACCACCGCGATCCTGCTCAATGCACCGGGCGAAAGCGCCTCGCTTGCGACCGCGCTCGAAGGCTCCAAGATGGCCAAGGCCGGCCGCGGCGGTCCCGCGCTCGCGACGGCGGCGATCGGCTCCTTCGTCGCCGGCCTGATCGCGACGATCGGGCTCGCCTTCCTCGCGCCCTGGCTGGTCGAGATCGCCGTCAAGTTCGGACCCTGGGACTATTTCGCCCTGATGATCGTGGCGTTCGTCACCGTCTCGGCGACATTCGGCGACTCGCCGCTGCGCGGTCTCACCAGCCTGTTCCTCGGCATCTCGCTCGGCCTCGTCGGCATCGACAAGCTGACCGGCCAGGCGCGCCTGACCTTCGGCGTGCCGGAGCTGCTCAACGGTATCGAGGTGACGACGCTCGCCGTCGGCCTGTTCGCCGTGGGCGAGGCCTTCTACGTCGCCTCCAAGCGTGCCCGCGATCCCGAGGAGATCATCCCGATCAAGGGCTCGCTGTGGATGAACAAGCAGGACTGGAAGCGCTCCTGGGGGCCCTGGCTGCGCGGCACCGCCTTCGGCTTCCCGATCGGCGCGCTGCCGGCCGGCGGCGCGGAGGTACCGACCTTCCTGAGCTATTCGACGGAGAGGAAGCTCTGCAAATATCCCGAGGAGTTCGGCAAGGGCGCGATCGAGGGCGTCGCAGGGCCGGAGGCCGCCAACAACGCCTCGGCCGCGGGCACGCTGGTGCCGCTGCTGACGCTCGGACTGCCGACCTCGGCGACGGCCGCGATCATGCTCGCCGGCTTCCAGCAATACGGGCTCAACCCCGGCCCGCTGCTCTTCGCCGAGAAGCCGGACCTCGTCTGGGGCCTGATCGCCTCGCTCTTCGTCGCCAACGTCATGCTGGTGATCCTGAACCTGCCGCTGATCGGGCTCTGGGTCCGGCTGCTCGCGATCCCGCAGCCCTGGCTCTATGCCGGCATCCTGGTCTTCGCGACGATGGGCACGCTGGCTGTGAACAGCTCGCCGGTCGAACTCGGCATGCTCTTCATCTTCGGCTTCATCGGCTATCTGATGCGCCGTTATGATTATCCGGTCGCGCCGATGGTCGTCGGTCTCATCCTCGGGCCGATGGCGGAGCAGCAACTGCGCCGCGCACTCCAGATCAGCCTCGGCGACCCGATGATCCTGCTGGAGAACCCCAGCTCGGCGACCCTGCTCGGTATCGCCTTCCTGGCGCTGGTCGCTCCGTTCCTGATGAAGGGGCTGAGCCGGTTCAAGGCGTCGGAGGACTGACGAGGCCAAGCCGCAGCAGGCTCTCAGCCGTCGCGACGAGAGCCTCCGCGGCCGGCCTCGGCTGCCAGCCCAGCATGGCGATCGCCTTGGCGCTTGTCGCGGTCTTGACGCGGCCGAGTTCCGGCGTGGCCGCCTGGCGCGCCGTCGCGCTGAAGCGCGCGGCGAAACGCACCAGCCAGTCGGGCAGGACGCGGGTCGAGACGCCGGCCGCCGACGCGCCGAGCCCGTCCCTGAGCGTCTGAGCGATCGCCTGCATCGTCATGAAGTCGCCGGCGGTGGCGAGGAAGCGCTCCCCGGCAGCGGCCGGATCGGTCATGGCGCGCAGATGCAGATCGGCGACGTCGCGCACATCGACGACGCCGAACATCAGCCGCGGCACCGCCCAGAGCCTGCCCTCCAGCATGGTCTTCACCAGCAGGATCGAGGCGGAGAGGTCCGGCCCGAGCAGCGGCCCGAAGATGCCGACCGGATTGACCACGGCGAGCTCAAGCCCCTGCCCTTCCCCGTCGACGAAATCCCAGGCCGCACGCTCGGCCAGCGTCTTCGACTTCGGATAGGCAGAAAGGCCGGGCGCCGCCGGATCGGTCCAGTCGCGCTCGTCGTATGGGCGCTT encodes:
- a CDS encoding O-antigen ligase gives rise to the protein MIRSTATAVSAPTPPVPSLRLARLGTVLLIILPLAMWLANRSAPLVLGLAALCFLGAALADQGATVFLRRLRGMVASPIGLALGGFLLWSLASILWSHRPGASFSAWGELAIPLASGIVIAASGHFRPSRAENRALAVAVTAAAVLMMAELATGLSVRIALDIGRQVTYIFNRPVLTCLVLLPVAVAGLLAGEGTTSFDRLLGAAAVVVVAGISFDSESGAAGLGFLILALAWIAARLLPRLTLAAVALGFVATMGLAPVMGRLGDEALPASLHQRLANSHSRDRVDIWLSFGEVVRARPLIGAGFGTSPTLDRHPVALEVSPPRRQLLAVGHPHSAPLQAWAETGAVGAILLALAGVAFLLRLRRLPARDLAPRLALSASAFGVGTVAHGAWQGWWIAALALAAVWFARSLRSGNGDA
- a CDS encoding Tripartite tricarboxylate transporter substrate binding protein; its protein translation is MLTSLLKRTALTAVALAALSTAAFAQLAELKIMAPAAPGGGWDGTARSMQQALTAAGIVKSVQVNNVTGAGGTIGLAQLIGAKGDGHQLMVNGFVMVGAILLNKSPVNLTQVTPIARLTAEAEVIVVPTDSPLKTAKDLAERLKADPAKVTWAGGSAGGTDHILAALFAQAVGADAKKINYIPFSGGGEALAAMLGGRVTAGVSGYGEFEGQIKAGKLRVLAVSSSKRLANAPDAPTLKEQGIDLELLNWRSVVAPPGLSAEQTKALIDTVEKMVKSKEWQEILKARGWDDSFLSGAAFDTFLKAEIERVSRVMTEVGLVK
- a CDS encoding putative tricarboxylic transport membrane protein (Evidence 3 : Putative function from multiple computational evidences) — encoded protein: MTNDTRTQGANKPALVVGVLLLIVAFLVGYDASQQTITSTYGVGPTAMPYVVAAGLVLLGLSHFVVAFREGLPQPDEADNSALLWIAGGLVFLIACIGLGGGFIIAIAAVFACTARGMGRQALAVDAVIGFVLGLVIYLVFAKLLTLILPSGPLERLFL
- a CDS encoding Uncharacterized 52.8 kDa protein in TAR-I ttuC' 3'region — encoded protein: MDTLLSLVQGFGVALEPSKLMFCLIGVFLGTAVGVLPGIGPALTVALLLPVTFKLDPAGSLIMFAGIYYGGMYGGSTTAILLNAPGESASLATALEGSKMAKAGRGGPALATAAIGSFVAGLIATIGLAFLAPWLVEIAVKFGPWDYFALMIVAFVTVSATFGDSPLRGLTSLFLGISLGLVGIDKLTGQARLTFGVPELLNGIEVTTLAVGLFAVGEAFYVASKRARDPEEIIPIKGSLWMNKQDWKRSWGPWLRGTAFGFPIGALPAGGAEVPTFLSYSTERKLCKYPEEFGKGAIEGVAGPEAANNASAAGTLVPLLTLGLPTSATAAIMLAGFQQYGLNPGPLLFAEKPDLVWGLIASLFVANVMLVILNLPLIGLWVRLLAIPQPWLYAGILVFATMGTLAVNSSPVELGMLFIFGFIGYLMRRYDYPVAPMVVGLILGPMAEQQLRRALQISLGDPMILLENPSSATLLGIAFLALVAPFLMKGLSRFKASED
- a CDS encoding Aldehyde reductase — translated: MTRDPVLVTGGSGFLAGHCTLALLQAGYDVRTTLRAPQREGRLRDALRAAGLDAGPRLQVAVADLLQDAGWDEAVAGCSHVLHVASPLAAAAPKDEDELIRPAREGTLRVLRAAHRAGVRRVVLTSSFAAIGYGKVVKRPYDERDWTDPAAPGLSAYPKSKTLAERAAWDFVDGEGQGLELAVVNPVGIFGPLLGPDLSASILLVKTMLEGRLWAVPRLMFGVVDVRDVADLHLRAMTDPAAAGERFLATAGDFMTMQAIAQTLRDGLGASAAGVSTRVLPDWLVRFAARFSATARQAATPELGRVKTATSAKAIAMLGWQPRPAAEALVATAESLLRLGLVSPPTP